From the Argentina anserina chromosome 3, drPotAnse1.1, whole genome shotgun sequence genome, the window TCCCTACCGTCACAAATTGCAAACAGGAAGCAAGAAGTATCACTTCTTTCTTTACATTACAATCCAACCGCTAACCAAATTGAACCAATCAGTTTATTCAAAGTTGGGAAGATGATGCAGCACAGTAGCTGCTTAGGAACCTAGATCACAAGCTCTAAGAACTGTAGGTTAAGCACACACTAATTTTAGGATTCACTCCCAGGCTTCACACCTTAGTCTAGGCTTCACACCCAAAACACTATAATTTGGGAATCTCTCCCAGGTTTCTCACCTTAATCCTATCACAGGAAAATTCAGTAAACACTGATATTCTTATTCAACATAGCATATCTCAGCCCATTGGCTTTTACATTTATTTATACTAGGTTCTATAACTGACACTAACTAGCTTTTAAGACTCTTTAGGACTCTTGAAAttcagaaactgaaacataaaagacctaataaataaaaacttaatacTCCTAAACtgaacagaaacaaaaagacaCAAGTAAACTCTTGAATTAACACTAAGCCTAAAAACTCTTTGGATTAGACTTCTTCTCAGCTGCTAATTAAAATCCTGAGATCAATTAATCAACCATAAAGAAAGGTAGTGATCAGCTGCTCTATTTTTTCATCTCTTCCATTCATAAACCTTGAAAGGGTTGGCATGATGTCCTCATCAGAATACTATAACCAAAATTTTGCAAGGCACTTTTTAAAAATCTTTGTGTGATACCTCAGCATTCAACTGTGTGGATCCCTGACAGACAAGTACAATCCGCTTACTAGCTTTCCTTCCTCCTGAACTTCCAGCTTCAACAGGTGAACTTGGGGTCTGCACTAAAATGGAATACCATTTAGAGTTCAGCTTATCCAGTTACAAAACCTTCATAAATGATATACTTAAACAGAGGGAGGgggatttgtgtgtgtgtgtgtgtgtgggggggggggggggggggggtggagaaagagagagacagaCATACCGTCTAGTAATAACAATACGGAGGTAGTAGAAAGATGCGTGATACCTGGTTAAGACGATTGAGGCAAATATAAGGTGATCCGTCATCACGTGGATTGAAGTCCAGCACGCTTACACCACAATTGCTCTGAAGTAAAGTCCTGAAATACTCCGTCCCCAATCCTGAATATTTATCCAAGGAAGAGTTCTTTAGTGAAAAGGAACATCTATGTTAGAAAACACAATTCAGGCAAACCTCTAAACAGAGAACAGAAAAATACCAATGGCTGTTGCAAGGAGAGCCTGATTAACAGCATTATGAGCAACCACAAGAACAGACCTGCTTTCATGCAACAGTATACTGGTCCAGCAGCTCCTAGCACGTTCCCATAGCTCTCTCACTGGATAATGATCATCAATACAAAAGTTTGGTGCATCTACCTGCCATTTCTGATAAGCTGCACCAAACTTTTGCTTTCCCTCATGCTTCAAGAGGCCCTTCAATCAGAAAAATTGGATtaacaaacacaaaaataaattcaGCTCTTTGTTTTGGTACAAATGCAGCTGAAGGTGACTCAAGTACACAATCAGTAAAGGAAAATAAGAAATTGAACTCACTTGAAATGAATACAAGTCGATTTCcctcaaatcaaaatcaaaaatcaTTTCCTCTCCGCGAGTGTCCCATATAATTTCAGCTGTTCTCTTTGACCGTGCCAAGGGACTGCAAAATACAACAGAAATCAGCCCCGAACAGTCTTCTCAATAGTGTAGCTTCCCACACCACTACAGAGCCCAACATTACATTTAACTTAAACTGGAGGTTGTTGAATTTAAACTCAGCATCTCAGActcttaattttatatttttactaGTTAATTATCAATTTATCATTAAGACTTGGAACAATAAAAAAGACAGGTCATTGCTTTGCTCGCTTAATTGTACCCACAGTAGTATGAATCTAATATGCTAATGCACCGGAGAAATCCCTCAACAGGAAGAATTTGCATTCGACATTGATTATAGCTGCATACACTCTCCTCCTACATTATACAAGTCTAATGCACCGGAGAAATCCCTCAACAGGGAAAAGTCGCATACGGAATTGAGTATAGCTGCACACACTCTCTTCCTACATTATACTACTCACTAAAACATTGATAGCCAAAGTTGTAATTCACAAGAGTTTTATTATATTATTGTTTTCAGCCTAAAACCTAAAACCCCAGTTCTATTGTTTTCAGCCTATAACCTAAAACTCCAGTCACATTAACTTCAAACTACCCTAATTATGAGGCTGATTATACTAATACATGATATAAACTAAGAGTGATTATAGCAGCCTTACCTTCTCTGAACCTATAACTGATGAAGAGTCCAGAGAATGAGAGCAAGAAAAACTATACACACACTTCCAAAAGTTAACAAAATGGATAGTATATAAAAGGCTAAAAGAACACAAATCATCTCTCCGGTGATTCACAATGTTAATAATCTCCGTTGAACTTTATGGTTCGATCCAATTTGAAATCCAACTAATGGGGAAATTCCGAAGGAATGACAAACGGAAAGGAATTATAAGTTTTGAACTGACATTGGCAACAATTCTCATTAAAACTTTAAAGACCAAAAGTTAACATTGTGAATTAAACCTTGCCGCATGATATATTCACGACTTTTGGCCTACTTTAGAATTGTTCATGCACTACATATATTGAGACTGTATTCAGCTGCTGGAATGCAAATGTTCAACTAAAAGTTAGTGCCTATAATAACAAAGAGAAAAGGAAGATAGCAGCACTCATGCATTCAAAGGTTATAAGATCCAACCAATAGTGAAAAGGCATTAGAATATCAAGCAATGGGCTCTGATATACCTTAGCAGTCAGTATGGAATCATACATATTAATAAACATAGTTTTAGCAAGGAAATCAAACTGTTCATTTGGCCTGATAGACTGATTCACAACATCATCAACTCCAATCTATCATAGCCAAAATAACCAGTCCATTGGCATAGAAATGTCACGTTGACATCAAGGTACATATGCATGCTTTGATGGATACAGATCTAAAAACATTTCGACAGCCAAATATTAAAGCTAACTATAACAAAATTCCAGAATTCAAAATCGACGCACTTTGCCCTTGAACTCTGAAACTGACCCAAAGACACAGAGAATTGAACTCTCATCATCCATAAAATTGCAAGATATATCCAATCAAGTCCATCCCCACCTTAGCACAAAAAGGAACACTAGCTATACCATATCGAAAACCATCTCCCACGTCTGCGCAGCTCAATCATCATCTCATTCCCCACATTTTCCCCACGACAAATTTTGATTCCCACTCTTCCTATCATCTAATCCACCTTAGCCCCATTACCCCTATTTTATCTAAGACTCCCAAAGACACAAACTTTAGAGCCGAGAACAAGCGAAATCGAACATCCATGGCAATAGAGCtagttatatataaaaatgtatTCTTTATGTCTCTGAACATAAGAAACCCAAAATGTACATTAAATGAAATCAGATGAATAAAACTCGAAACTGACAAAAGCATCATACACCCACTTCAGGAAACAAGTTATTAAACCACTTAAACTCAAGATTGATTCATATGATCCTAACAATGCAACAGTTTCACAACCTGGCGAAGCAGACGTCGAAGGTGTCAGCGATGAGCATTTGGCGGGAAGTGTGGGCCTGAGCCTCGCCTTTCTCGGTGAGCACTGAGAAATTGGAGCTGCCTTGGATCCTACCTTCCGCGTTCCACGTGCTCTGCCCGTGCCTCACCAGCACCACTCTCTTCGCCGCCTTCAAAGCCGGGAGCGGCGGCGGCGACGGGGAGAGCTCGTCTTGAAGGGCGGAAGAGCATCGCGGGGTACTGAAGTGAATGGTAGGGCTTGGCCGGGTTGGGAGAGACggagggaagaagaagaagaagagggtggAGTTTgtgtggagaagaagaggagtgACTGAGAGCATTGTTTGTTTTCAGTATTTGGCGCTAGGAAATTGGAATATATATGATGGGGGTTTTTGTATGTCATGCCACTCATTCGTATTTTTGCCTAAAAATCTGATCAAGCCCACGTGCGTACGATTGAAAATGGGCAGTAGAAACTAGAAAGTGAGGGAAAGATATAATGTCTGTAATGTCTCTGAATCGTGTAAACTTGGAATTTAACCAAGCATGTTAAGTTGGTTATGGTTGAGCAGATAGACATTGTGCGAGCTTGTAAAGCGTCGCCCAAGACAAGAAGTTTGATCTCTGACTGAGCGGGCGAGCCATAGCCCAACCAAGTGTCACACATGTCACGTTTTAAAACGCCAGTGTCACATATTTTTTGGAATTAAATAGAAGCCGAGTGTCGATGCCATATTTTTACTTCTCTCACCTTAAAGTCTCTCACTTTCGATCCAAAATATATCTACTATACCCAAGAGTAGATAAAAACACGGCAATTGAAACGTTCCTAAGTGTCACACGGGCACAGTCGATACTCAAACTTTTTCCCTATGTGATGGCGTTAAGCAGCCTACACTACCTAACCAGCCTACCCACTTCTCTCATTCAATTGTCTATTGCACAGCGAAAACTATCTAACAAGCGACAATAAGCATACAAGCCACACGCACACAAACAACACAAGTGTTTACGGGAGTCCGCTCCCAACCTTTAACTCATTAAAGGATCAAGAAGATTACAACGAGTACAAAGAGTGCTTTCAGCCTTAGTCTACCCAAACCCAATCTGCCTAGCAACTCACTTAGTACGCCTACATTAATCACTCAACCTAAGGGTACAATGAGGATACAATGAGACTTACAGCCTTCGCATTTCTAACATGCCCTATCTGCCTAGCTCTCTATTGTGTTTCCCTCACCCTTACAATTGTTCTCTCCTTGCTTGTGTTCTCACAGTCTCTCGATTGTGATTCCCCTTCTCGGTCTACCAATGACAACCCCATTGGCCTAGGTTATGTTGCACTGCATTTGTGCATGGCGGTTGACACCCCCAACCACCCTAGGGTGATGTGGCAGCCTGCATGCTTGCCAAGCAAGCCTTGTAACTCCCTTGACACAGCCCATTGATTTCCCCTACCTTGCATGAGTAACTGTTGTCCTATCTTCAAGATTGAGTCGCCACCTTGCATGAGTAACCACCCACTAACTTGGATAACTGGCCACTGCTTTGGTAACTGTCTTGGATAACTGCCCACTACTTGGTAACTTTCATGGCTGCTTGATAACTGCCCACTGCATGCTTGGTAACTGCCACTACATGGGAACTGCTCAGTAACTGCCGTGTTGAGTCATGCATTCCCCTGCACGCCAAGTGTCGCAGCCTCTGTTGTCGACCTGCATGCACGCTGCGCGCGCGCATGCTTGCTTGCTTGCTGCCTGTGCTTGCCTGCCACTGTGCCCTTCCATGCGTGCTGCTGTCTTGCATCCACGCCTGTGATCAGTGCTAGCGAGGTTAATATCTAGCCTATAGGTCTGCCTGCTccgtgctagcgaggctaacaTCCAGCCACTGCATGCCTAGTGCTTGCTGAGAT encodes:
- the LOC126787787 gene encoding probable 2-carboxy-D-arabinitol-1-phosphatase, with translation MLSVTPLLLHTNSTLFFFFFPPSLPTRPSPTIHFSTPRCSSALQDELSPSPPPLPALKAAKRVVLVRHGQSTWNAEGRIQGSSNFSVLTEKGEAQAHTSRQMLIADTFDVCFASPLARSKRTAEIIWDTRGEEMIFDFDLREIDLYSFQGLLKHEGKQKFGAAYQKWQVDAPNFCIDDHYPVRELWERARSCWTSILLHESRSVLVVAHNAVNQALLATAIGLGTEYFRTLLQSNCGVSVLDFNPRDDGSPYICLNRLNQTPSSPVEAGSSGGRKASKRIVLVCQGSTQLNAEPMDMLGVIKAQKIAELLLDLRVNSIVSSPKEACIETAVAISRVQEAADCLGADSVPRCVEMKQMENLDVEKILQKSNENGTVIPPLQPGWPNGCADRVVEALWDHSEMAWQSLLEEVADEAAPEKVVVAVGHPALHISLLGHCLNLTKEWLGSFHLDAGSISIIDFPDGPSGRGVIRCINYTAHLGRWSVPITTSTLYDK